A single genomic interval of Desulfobotulus mexicanus harbors:
- a CDS encoding acyl-CoA thioesterase — protein sequence MQGKTIKESRVILSHLMLPEDTNPAGNVHGGVIMKYIDNAAGVVAVRHARKLCVTASVDRLDFFNPVFIGNLLIIKASMNMVGSTSAEIGVRVEAEDVLTGEIRHVVSAYLTFVALDEKMKPSPMPPLILENKDEERRNREAKDRHKVRLTEKQKEKACQKNPDLCA from the coding sequence ATGCAAGGTAAAACAATAAAAGAAAGCCGGGTTATTCTTTCCCATCTCATGCTACCTGAAGACACCAACCCAGCAGGCAATGTCCACGGTGGAGTTATAATGAAATACATTGATAATGCAGCAGGAGTTGTAGCCGTCCGCCATGCCAGAAAGCTCTGCGTCACAGCTTCTGTTGACAGGCTTGATTTTTTCAACCCTGTTTTCATCGGCAACCTTCTCATCATCAAAGCCAGCATGAACATGGTTGGCAGCACATCCGCTGAAATAGGCGTACGGGTAGAGGCAGAAGATGTCCTCACAGGTGAAATACGGCATGTGGTTTCTGCCTATCTCACCTTTGTGGCACTGGATGAAAAAATGAAACCCAGCCCAATGCCACCTCTGATACTTGAAAACAAAGACGAAGAACGCCGCAACAGGGAAGCAAAGGACAGGCATAAAGTGCGTCTCACAGAGAAACAGAAGGAGAAAGCCTGCCAGAAAAACCCGGACCTGTGCGCATAA
- a CDS encoding FapA family protein, producing MPEKTLSYQCKKCHAEQQLPASAAGSVVPCTHCKTPMPIPASAPPVILQLALHAGEITKDGLSEIMRLWEEKRSENPHTDILEVLKEQPGITEEKINKLKKTHKVWVLRNQEKRLTAAILRLGWVSEDKMKQAAEIQQLIFRKKGVHPGLGDILIQQGHLKQTQLDAILKAMNKCGEPAAKVPPETKKITSKAIPKDPACHESAPGSSDVADDNISCYTLEQDETSTSELDSYLSLTISQDNMAAFIRQKQILPQHFNADDLLEWLQSKGIIYGLVEKSLLDGFIRFESVRQSSFKTASGKPPKPGKEGSVHFNFPTDFLSSGAMLSDDGRIDFRERGAIPHVTKGCLLAEKTATIHGVNGVDVFGNIQVVPEVKDPPLKAGTGVYTSEDRLKIFAKIDGQPSLRASGEVSVIDEILIKGDVGYETGHIQYDGKVRITGKIPAGFRVEANEVTAEAIDGGQVSAKGDVVITNGITEGEVYTEGEVRAKFVNKSKIRTLSNVTIHSEVIDSDIACSGGFNIRTGKIIASEIAARQGIEAGTIGTEISSSSTLHIGIDLPLQETFMEIDRKIQKKKEILSKVLLLPQDLDNEEKKLLADITHFAQVQDRSGLKLKLIQEKKFEDAETTATEAPSFVKKLHEDMQNAEKRLGELFDRQDTIGDDKKKALEAIDAAEKNLREDEQEKKAMEDWAAQRTPIALLKINSKAYPGTRIIASMAQATLQEPLSRCMVRQVEVHNSVEKEYIIRIFR from the coding sequence ATGCCGGAAAAAACCCTTTCCTACCAATGCAAAAAATGCCATGCGGAGCAACAGCTTCCAGCCTCTGCTGCAGGCAGTGTGGTACCCTGTACCCATTGCAAGACTCCCATGCCCATACCCGCATCTGCTCCTCCGGTGATCCTGCAGCTGGCCCTGCACGCAGGTGAGATTACAAAGGATGGTCTTTCTGAAATCATGCGTCTGTGGGAAGAAAAAAGATCTGAAAATCCCCATACAGACATTCTGGAGGTCCTGAAAGAACAGCCTGGAATAACAGAAGAAAAAATAAACAAACTGAAAAAAACCCATAAAGTATGGGTGCTTCGCAATCAGGAAAAACGGCTTACTGCGGCTATTCTGCGTCTTGGGTGGGTTTCTGAAGATAAAATGAAACAGGCCGCTGAAATTCAACAGCTCATTTTCCGCAAAAAAGGCGTTCACCCCGGTCTGGGGGATATTTTAATCCAGCAGGGTCACCTGAAACAGACACAGCTGGATGCCATTCTAAAAGCCATGAATAAATGTGGTGAACCTGCTGCTAAAGTTCCCCCAGAAACAAAAAAAATAACTTCCAAAGCCATCCCGAAAGATCCTGCCTGCCATGAATCAGCTCCAGGATCATCTGATGTTGCTGATGATAATATCTCCTGTTACACACTGGAGCAGGATGAAACATCAACTTCTGAGCTGGACAGCTACCTCAGCCTGACCATTTCCCAGGACAATATGGCTGCCTTTATACGGCAAAAACAAATTCTTCCTCAACATTTTAACGCAGACGATCTTCTGGAATGGCTTCAGTCAAAGGGTATAATTTACGGCCTCGTAGAAAAAAGCCTGCTGGATGGTTTCATCCGCTTTGAATCAGTGCGCCAGTCCAGCTTCAAGACAGCATCGGGCAAGCCCCCAAAACCGGGAAAAGAAGGCAGTGTTCATTTCAATTTTCCAACGGATTTTCTTTCCAGCGGTGCAATGCTATCCGATGACGGGCGCATTGACTTCCGGGAAAGGGGCGCCATTCCCCATGTGACAAAGGGCTGCCTTCTTGCTGAAAAAACCGCCACCATCCATGGGGTCAACGGAGTGGATGTATTTGGTAACATACAGGTGGTTCCCGAAGTAAAGGATCCGCCTTTAAAGGCAGGAACCGGCGTCTACACCAGTGAGGACAGGCTCAAAATCTTTGCCAAGATTGACGGACAGCCCTCCCTCCGGGCCTCTGGCGAAGTCTCTGTCATTGATGAGATTCTCATCAAAGGGGATGTTGGCTATGAGACCGGTCACATTCAATATGATGGCAAAGTCCGCATTACGGGTAAAATACCGGCAGGATTCCGGGTAGAAGCCAACGAAGTTACCGCAGAAGCCATAGATGGCGGACAGGTTAGCGCCAAAGGTGATGTGGTTATCACCAATGGAATTACCGAAGGAGAAGTTTATACGGAAGGGGAAGTCCGGGCCAAGTTTGTAAATAAATCCAAGATTCGAACCCTCTCCAATGTCACCATTCACAGTGAAGTGATCGATTCCGACATTGCCTGCTCAGGTGGATTCAATATCCGCACAGGTAAAATCATTGCTTCGGAGATTGCTGCACGTCAGGGCATTGAAGCGGGAACCATAGGAACGGAAATATCCTCTTCTTCTACCCTGCACATCGGCATTGATCTCCCCCTCCAGGAAACCTTCATGGAGATTGATCGTAAAATTCAGAAAAAAAAGGAGATCCTCTCCAAAGTGCTTCTCCTGCCCCAGGATCTGGATAATGAGGAGAAGAAGCTTCTCGCCGATATTACCCATTTTGCCCAGGTTCAGGACAGATCCGGCCTGAAACTGAAACTCATTCAGGAAAAAAAATTTGAGGATGCTGAAACTACAGCTACCGAAGCACCTTCTTTTGTAAAAAAACTCCACGAAGACATGCAGAACGCCGAGAAAAGACTGGGAGAGCTTTTTGATCGTCAGGACACCATTGGTGATGACAAAAAAAAGGCCCTTGAAGCCATAGATGCAGCTGAAAAAAACCTGAGAGAAGATGAGCAGGAAAAAAAAGCCATGGAAGACTGGGCTGCCCAGCGTACTCCCATTGCCCTTTTAAAAATCAACAGCAAAGCTTATCCTGGAACACGTATTATAGCTTCAATGGCTCAGGCCACCCTTCAGGAACCCTTATCCAGATGCATGGTACGCCAGGTGGAAGTACATAATTCTGTAGAAAAGGAATATATCATACGGATATTCAGATAA
- a CDS encoding acyltransferase — translation MNSIVPAPLRGTLVISIVAFSTATLFIPLICLAIIKVTVPWKLSRSLCTRVLIHISSLWVYINSQTFTLLLPTRWEVRGGEKLSPEGWYLVLCNHQSWVDILALQKELKGKVPFLKFFLKQQLIWVPVMGIAWWALDFPFMKRYKKEYILKYPHKKGKDLEATRKACEKFRTSPVSVMNFVEGTRFTLKKHLWQKSPYKGLLKPKAAGTAFVLSAMGDQMDQIVDVTIAYPKGIPTFWQFICGKTPLIRMQINTLPIHEKLRGDYFNDTDFRDSFQQAINNLWLEKEKRLMEMQQDIWENPDEIKKEAA, via the coding sequence ATGAACTCCATCGTCCCTGCCCCCCTGCGGGGTACACTTGTAATCAGCATAGTTGCATTTTCCACGGCAACCCTGTTTATTCCCCTCATCTGTCTCGCGATAATAAAAGTTACCGTACCATGGAAATTGAGCCGCAGCTTATGTACCCGGGTACTCATCCACATCAGCAGCCTCTGGGTTTACATCAACAGCCAGACCTTTACCCTTCTGCTACCTACCAGATGGGAAGTCAGGGGCGGTGAGAAACTCTCCCCTGAAGGATGGTATCTTGTACTGTGCAACCACCAGAGCTGGGTTGACATTCTGGCCCTGCAAAAGGAGCTTAAGGGCAAAGTGCCCTTTCTAAAGTTTTTTTTAAAACAGCAACTCATATGGGTTCCTGTCATGGGTATCGCATGGTGGGCGCTGGATTTTCCCTTTATGAAACGCTACAAAAAAGAATACATACTTAAATATCCCCACAAAAAAGGCAAAGACCTTGAGGCCACGCGCAAGGCCTGTGAGAAGTTCCGAACCAGCCCTGTTTCGGTCATGAACTTTGTGGAAGGTACCCGATTTACACTAAAAAAACATCTCTGGCAAAAAAGTCCCTATAAAGGACTTCTAAAACCAAAAGCCGCAGGCACAGCCTTTGTTCTCTCTGCCATGGGAGACCAGATGGATCAGATCGTTGATGTCACCATTGCCTACCCCAAAGGTATCCCCACCTTCTGGCAATTCATATGCGGTAAAACACCACTTATCCGTATGCAGATAAATACATTGCCCATCCACGAAAAACTGCGTGGTGACTATTTTAATGATACGGATTTCAGGGATTCCTTCCAGCAGGCCATCAACAATCTCTGGCTGGAAAAGGAAAAGCGTCTGATGGAAATGCAACAGGATATATGGGAAAATCCGGATGAAATAAAAAAAGAAGCAGCATAA
- a CDS encoding integration host factor subunit alpha, protein MTLTKNNIADAIQEGIGVHRRHSIEIVEILLEIIKRNLESGEDVLVSGFGKFCVRDKKPRLGRNPATGDSMMLDGRKVVTFKCSSVLRDKVNQMVE, encoded by the coding sequence ATGACCTTGACGAAAAATAATATAGCTGATGCCATTCAGGAAGGTATTGGTGTTCACCGCAGGCACAGTATAGAGATCGTGGAGATACTGCTGGAAATAATCAAGCGGAATCTGGAATCCGGAGAAGATGTGCTGGTCAGTGGTTTTGGAAAATTCTGTGTCAGGGATAAAAAGCCGAGGCTTGGACGGAACCCGGCTACGGGTGACAGTATGATGCTGGATGGGAGGAAGGTAGTTACATTTAAATGTTCTTCTGTTTTGAGGGATAAAGTTAACCAGATGGTGGAATAA